The Stenotrophomonas sp. ZAC14D1_NAIMI4_1 DNA segment AATACCCTGCCGCGTGCAACGGCAAGGGTCGGCATGGACCCGATGCTCGGCAATTTCATGCGAAACGTGGTGTATTCGGCCTCGCTGGTCATCGTGGTCGTGCTGGCCATCAATACGCTGGGCGTACCGATTTCCCCGCTGCTTGCCGTGCTCGGCACCGCCGGCCTGGCCGTCGGCCTGGCATTGAAGGATTCGCTGTCCAACATCGCCTCCGGGGTGATGCTGGTGACCCTGCGCCCGTTCCGCGTTGGCGATGTGGTGACCGTGGCCGGGCAGACCGGCACCGTGCGCGAAGTGCGCATCTTCCAGACCGTCATCACCGGCGCCGACAACCAGCACACCACCATTCCCAACACGCTGATCACCGCCGCGCCGATCATCAACCTCACCGCCGAGCCGACGCGCCGCGTCGAACTGGTGGTCGGCATCGGTTACGAGGACAACATCCAGCTGGCGCGTGAAACCGCCATCGCGCTGATGAAGGCCGACAGCCGCGTGCTGCCTTCGCCCGAGCCGGACGTGGTGGTGTACGAACTGGGCGACCACGCCATCAAGCTGGGCATCCGCTGCTACGTGAAATCGGCCGACCAGTTCGGTACCAAGGTCACCCTGCTGGAACAGATCAAGCTGGGCTATGACAAGGCTGGCATCAACCTGCCCTACCCGCAGCAGGACATGCACCTGTACCTGCATGGCAAGGATGGCGGCGTGGTCGAGGCCGAGGCGCTGGTGCGCGACAAGCCCTGACATCCAGGTAGCGCCGGGCATGGCCCGGCGCTACCCGACACAGCGTGCCGACCAACGGTCGGCACCCACCACATGCCATGCACTGGGAGTGCCGGCCGCTGGCCGGCAACCACACATCGGTATCAGGCCTCGACGGCCTCTTCCAGCGCCGGGTAATCGGTGTACCCCGCTTCGCCGCCGCCAAAGTACGTCGCGCGATCCGGCGGATTCAGCTCCGCCCCGTTGCGCAGGCGCTCCGGCAGGTCGGGGTTGGCGATGAACGGCCGGCCGAAACCGATCAGGTCCGCCCAGCCCTCGGCCAGCGCCTGCTCGGCACGTTCGGCGGTGTACTTGCCAGCGTAGATCAGCGTGCCCGGGTAGACCATGCGCAGGGCCTGCTTGAATGCCACCGGCATCACCGGCGCATCCTCCCAGTCGGCCTCGGCGATGTGCAGGTAGCCCACGCCGAGCCCGCCCAGCAGATGCGCGGCGGCCAGGTAAGTCGCCTGCGGCGTGTCGTCCACCGCACCCTGCAGGGTCGTCAGCGGCGCCAGGCGCACGCCCACGCGCTGCGCACCGGCGACAGCCACCACGGCCTCCACCACCTCGCGCAGGAAGCGCAGGCGGTTCTGCAGCGCGCCGCCGTAGCCATCGGTGCGCTGGTTGGCCTGCGAATCGATGAACTGGTTGATCAGGTAGCCGTTGGCACCATGCAGCTCGACGCCGTCGAAGCCCGCGGCCAGCGCATTGCGGGTGGCCTGCGCGTAGTCGGCGATGATGCCCGGAATCTCGTCCTCGGCCAGCGCGCGCGGCATCGAGTGCTGGATCATCTCGCCCACACCCGACCCGGGGCCGGCGCCGGTCGGGTCGACGAAGACCTTCACCCCTTCGGCCAGCAGTGCCGACGACGATACCGGCGCCGCGCCATCGGGCTGCAGGGCGACGTGGGAGACGCGGCCGACGTGCCACAACTGGGCGAAGATGCGCCCACCGGCGGCGTGTACCGCATCGGTCACCTGCCGCCAGCCCTGCACCTGTGCCTCGCTGTGGATGCCCGGGGTCCAGGCATAGCCCTGGCCCTGCGGGCTGATCTGGGTGCCTTCGCTGACAATCAGGCCGGCACCGGCGCGCTGGGCGTAGTACCGGGCCATCTGCGCGGTGGCGACATTGCCGGCGGCCGCCCGCGAGCGGGTCATCGGCGGCATCACGATGCGGTTCGGCAGGGCCAGCGTGCCCAGGGTGTGGGGGGTGAACAACATGGCGCATTCTCTTGCGGGGGACTGACCGCAAGGATGGGGACGGCCCGCGGCGCGCAACAGCCGCCCGCGGGCAAAACAGTTGTGCCGTGAAGGCAAGGGTTACAGCGTCGGCTCGATCCTGGCCGCGCCATGCGCCACCCGGTCATAGCAGGTCCGCACCACCTCTTCGCCGTACTTCAGCTCCAGTCGGCGCACGATGAAGTGGCCGCGCGCCATGTCCTGGTAGTAGTCGGTGAACATCGTATTGAGGGTGGCGCCGGCCGCGGCGCCCACGATCGGCACCGCCTGCGCGGCGAACTTCTCGGTCACCACCACGCCGAAACGCGCAGCCACCTTCTCCACCAGCTTGGCCAGCAGCTTGCCGGCCTCCTTCGGTGCCACGCCCAGGGTCAGGTCGCGGCCGGTGACCACGCGCCCGGCCAGTTCGGCCGACAGATGGCGCATCACGTCGGTGGTGAAACCGCGCGCCAGGTAGTAACCGGTCTCGCTGGCATCGTCGCGTGGCGAATTGCCGCCCAGCGCGAACACCTCCAGGCAGGCCTGGCGGGTGCTGAACTGCGACAGGTCGAACCCCTCGCTGCGGGCCACGTCGGCCACGGCGCGCATCATGATGGTGGTGGACACCGGCAGCTCGATGAACAGCGCGGCAAAGCCGAAGGCACCGCCCACGGCACCCGATGTCGCCGCAGCCACCTTGTGCCAGCGGGTGGAGGCCGACTTGCCGGGCGTGTTGCCCATGCTCCACAGCGCCGCCTGCGCGGATTTCGACAGTGCCGCCTCGACGGCGCCATGGATGCGCCCGGAGATCGCCTTGGGCAGCGCCTTCACCGCGAACTCCAGCGGCGTGCCGACCAGGTTGGCCATGCGCGCGGTGATCGTCGGCGCCTCCAGCAGGGTCACCGCCCGCTGCAGGTCGGCCCAGTCCTGGGCATCGTGGGCGATATCGCGCGGCAGCAGGATCGGCTCGTTCATGGGGCCGATAGTAGCGCCATGGAGTTGAACGGTTTGTCGCGGGCACGACAGAGGGGTCAGAGCCCTTTCCGCCGGAAAGGGATCCGACCCCGGCGCCTTGCCGGCCAGCGGCCGGCACTACCAGTTCGCGTGACCCCGGTAGCGCCGGGCCATGCCCGGCGTCGTTGTTCAGGCAGTCGGCAGGCCCGACAGCACGCCCATGAACTGGCGGTAGTGGCGCAGTTCGGCGATCGAATCATGCACGTCGCTCAGCGCGGTGTGGTTGCTGTTCTTGGCCAGCCCGGCAGCCACGGTCGGCGCCCAGCGCTTGGCCAGCTCCTTCACCGTGGACACGTCCAGATTGCGGTAATGGAAGTACTTCTCCAGCCGCGGCATCTGGCGATGCAGGAAACGGCGGTCCTGGCAGATCGAGTTGCCGCTCATCGGCGAAACACCCGACGGAATCCACTGCGCGAGGAAGTTCACGGTCTGCGCTTCGGCCTGGGCCAGGGTGGTGGTGCTGTCCAGCACGCGCTGCCACAGGCCCGAACGGCGATGCTGGTTGCGG contains these protein-coding regions:
- a CDS encoding mechanosensitive ion channel domain-containing protein translates to MIAVTAPATTWFHSLDWERLFETYGVPLLAAIVVLLVGMWLARRVSNTLPRATARVGMDPMLGNFMRNVVYSASLVIVVVLAINTLGVPISPLLAVLGTAGLAVGLALKDSLSNIASGVMLVTLRPFRVGDVVTVAGQTGTVREVRIFQTVITGADNQHTTIPNTLITAAPIINLTAEPTRRVELVVGIGYEDNIQLARETAIALMKADSRVLPSPEPDVVVYELGDHAIKLGIRCYVKSADQFGTKVTLLEQIKLGYDKAGINLPYPQQDMHLYLHGKDGGVVEAEALVRDKP
- a CDS encoding alkene reductase, whose translation is MLFTPHTLGTLALPNRIVMPPMTRSRAAAGNVATAQMARYYAQRAGAGLIVSEGTQISPQGQGYAWTPGIHSEAQVQGWRQVTDAVHAAGGRIFAQLWHVGRVSHVALQPDGAAPVSSSALLAEGVKVFVDPTGAGPGSGVGEMIQHSMPRALAEDEIPGIIADYAQATRNALAAGFDGVELHGANGYLINQFIDSQANQRTDGYGGALQNRLRFLREVVEAVVAVAGAQRVGVRLAPLTTLQGAVDDTPQATYLAAAHLLGGLGVGYLHIAEADWEDAPVMPVAFKQALRMVYPGTLIYAGKYTAERAEQALAEGWADLIGFGRPFIANPDLPERLRNGAELNPPDRATYFGGGEAGYTDYPALEEAVEA
- a CDS encoding EcsC family protein encodes the protein MNEPILLPRDIAHDAQDWADLQRAVTLLEAPTITARMANLVGTPLEFAVKALPKAISGRIHGAVEAALSKSAQAALWSMGNTPGKSASTRWHKVAAATSGAVGGAFGFAALFIELPVSTTIMMRAVADVARSEGFDLSQFSTRQACLEVFALGGNSPRDDASETGYYLARGFTTDVMRHLSAELAGRVVTGRDLTLGVAPKEAGKLLAKLVEKVAARFGVVVTEKFAAQAVPIVGAAAGATLNTMFTDYYQDMARGHFIVRRLELKYGEEVVRTCYDRVAHGAARIEPTL
- the orn gene encoding oligoribonuclease; protein product: MVENGAANERLIWIDLEMTGLDTDNDSIIEIATVVTDAQLNVLAEGPQFAIHHPLETLEAMDEWNRNQHRRSGLWQRVLDSTTTLAQAEAQTVNFLAQWIPSGVSPMSGNSICQDRRFLHRQMPRLEKYFHYRNLDVSTVKELAKRWAPTVAAGLAKNSNHTALSDVHDSIAELRHYRQFMGVLSGLPTA